From the Cryptomeria japonica chromosome 2, Sugi_1.0, whole genome shotgun sequence genome, one window contains:
- the LOC131049961 gene encoding uncharacterized protein LOC131049961 yields MSAKSILSSLLLALQLCLGFWEIGKLTPVGALIQCGIGWLLSLCRLPLGLSADYARLKRFEGRVYKTVRCHVTIPPDQPTVQRQGRLDETQKNSSYLGEEFHLKKEGENKLYLNGKMCYYITDTIWYALLDFAEAAPVTVFLKGYKEFWQQVATGGVMTLSDVLDCLRLENHTVKILDNDLLLPVNLSISEEKILKAINLVGLFLQTRQVYWLLPILLSFTAALLEFSIAVRAWVYGKINLYFCWVMHFICDRLPRSMRREVYSLGNWVENLKPSNDLKLRIVRGETIAVIGGGAKVQKDDAALFEEGDFEWSRLEGEMPITIPCGKIDPDYSPIDIECWFDPVKGKCHLRATTVALADVDCNTDEFARLYKFLFCVAKNRSGSLKSCDSHRKEDGRGSRGFLACVAKICSGSLKCCASKDKVHFRGFRDSVACYSKNGFPPVYELKLDNVIVE; encoded by the coding sequence ATGTCAGCTAAATCGATATTGAGCAGTTTGTTGCTGGCGCTGCAACTCTGCCTTGGGTTTTGGGAGATCGGAAAGCTGACCCCTGTTGGGGCGCTCATACAATGCGGAATTGGCTGGTTGCTAAGTCTGTGCCGCTTACCTTTGGGCCTCTCTGCAGACTATGCTCGGCTGAAACGTTTTGAAGGTCGTGTGTACAAGACTGTGCGTTGCCATGTGACCATCCCACCAGATCAGCCGACGGTGCAAAGGCAAGGACGGTTGGACGAGACTCAGAAAAACTCATCGTATTTGGGTGAGGAGTTTCATctaaagaaagaaggagaaaataagCTGTATCTCAATGGGAAAATGTGTTACTACATCACTGATACAATCTGGTATGCCTTGCTGGACTTCGCAGAAGCCGCCCCCGTTACTGTGTTTCTGAAAGGGTATAAAGAATTCTGGCAACAGGTAGCCACAGGCGGTGTGATGACCTTATCAGATGTGCTTGATTGTTTAAGACTGGAAAACCATACCGTCAAAATTCTAGACAACGATCTGCTTTTGCCTGTAAATTTGTCAATTTCCGAGGAGAAAATTCTAAAGGCTATAAACCTGGTAGGACTGTTTCTGCAAACGAGGCAAGTATATTGGCTGCTTCCTATACTCTTGAGCTTTACGGCAGCACTGTTGGAGTTCAGCATAGCAGTGAGAGCATGGGTGTATGGCAAGATCAATCTATACTTCTGCTGGGTCATGCATTTCATATGTGACCGACTGCCTCGTTCAATGAGGAGGGAGGTGTACTCCCTGGGAAACTGGGTGGAAAATTTGAAGCCCTCCAATGATCTAAAGCTCAGAATTGTAAGAGGCGAGACGATCGCAGTCATTGGTGGAGGAGCAAAAGTGCAGAAAGACGATGCTGCTTTGTTCGAGGAAGGGGATTTTGAATGGTCGCGCTTGGAAGGAGAAATGCCCATTACCATTCCTTGTGGCAAAATTGATCCTGACTATAGTCCAATTGACATCGAATGCTGGTTTGACCCAGTGAAGGGGAAATGCCACTTGCGTGCAACCACGGTGGCTCTAGCTGATGTGGATTGTAACACGGACGAATTTGCCAGGCTTTACAAGTTTCTGTTTTGCGTGGCGAAGAATCGTTCGGGTTCACTGAAATCTTGCGACTCCCATAGAAAGGAGGATGGTCGTGGGTCCAGAGGCTTTCTGGCTTGCGTGGCGAAGATTTGTTCGGGTTCATTGAAATGTTGTGCTTCCAAGGATAAGGTGCATTTTCGTGGGTTTAGAGACTCTGTTGCCTGTTATTCCAAAAATGGGTTTCCACCTGTATATGAACTCAAATTGGACAACGTAATCGTTGAGTGA